atattaaataaagatttttataaaatatatgtatacaatatttatataatacttcaaaaaatatatttacaaatatttatcataaatatttataaattatataaaattttattttcacaagcACCTCTCGTAGTCTCGGGTTTCTCTCTGGTCGTACAAAGTGTACAAAACTGGCGTATGACACGAGCACGTGGTCTctctcaggcttctctctgGTCTCtggtataaaaaaacatgatcGTTTTGTGATTGTAATGAACTAATAATACAGACCATAATAATACAgacaagataataatattatcttgatGTATGTTAAAAAGGGCAGAATTTAAGATTATTGTACTTATTTATGTGCaattttcgaatatataaattaaattgtattgaTAATACGCGGTATTATCATGGAAGAGCGAGATAGTCAAACCGAAGAAATCGTAACGCTGATTCTCAATACGAAGCGATTTAAAATTAGCAAGAAAaaacttatcaaaaatagCCGGTATTTTTCCGCGCTTTTCTCTACAACTTTTACAGATTATCGTTTGTCGGAACATATTATCAACTATGAGATTCCTTTGACTTCCTTCGAGGTTAGTTAactatgaattttatttgcatttaaaaagaaCAAGATTTTTTCGTgacgtttatttaatttcttttcagaCTAGCATGGATTCTTAATGTTTAAGTTTTTCAGCattttaaagcatttttttctcaaattaaaatcaaaattatattggatTATAATATGTGGTATATGCAttacattgatataataaagtatttcattgtacaattgaaataaaagacAACAACTTTGATTTTACAGGATTTTATCAATTGGATTAACAGTGATAAACATGATGTTACGTTACCGACAATTCAAAACAACCTTGAACGTCTTTTGATCTTATTGGAATTAAGTGTCCTGTTTGCAGTAGATCATTTGATAGAAGATATAACAGACATACTCGAGAGAAACTACTTGTTACCGGAAGATGTACTTAATATTTGGTTGTTAGCAGAGGAATTAGGCCTTAATATATTACGAGATCTTTCTTTGTCTGTCTGTTTAGATCGTTTCAGTGAACTGCCATTAAATTTGATCTATAAACTAGCGagggaaaattttttgaaattagttGGAAATATTAATCTAAGAGTTGCAAAAGATGCAAAAGTAAAAGATGCAGAGGATTATTTGTTCTGTATTGCGCAAGAATGGATGAAAATTAATCAGGTGAATATTCTCTTTCTAtatgtgataataattttaaagttagaacagcataattttttatgggagtaaattgaacaaatttatgaattttaattcttttttaaatgcataaaataagattGTAATCAAGATATTGATCTTTGATATCTATTTTGCTTTTCTTGGAATATGTACactattatatcttattatatgttaattatttatcatataatacaatgtataatagatttaaagtcttaatttttaaaaggatACAATTCCATTGGATATTTTAAAGAAGACTGGTccaaaagtttataaaagtattatatccTTTGATAATTCTAATCCtgataatgaattttatattcattgttGGGATGGTAACAAGTTTTTTGAATTTActacatttaaatatcctGAAGCTATtaagaagatatataataataataatacattagtAGGAATGCAGTTTGCTATCAGaggtatgttttttttttttttctttttatcattcacttattttttttttatcatattcacTTATTGTTTTTTGCATGATTTCTAggacataatttatatctttgtggtggagaatttttaattggcTCAGggatatttaacaaatacatGTGGCGTTACTCACTGATATCTAAGAAATGGTTTTTAGAAACGGCGTAGGTATTTTCATAAATCGAtaacaaaaatgaaagaaaaataatcatataagaCGTTTTCTGCAAATCTAAATCTTGTTATTTTAGTATACCATGTGCCAGGAGACATATGATTGCTGCATTTGTGCAGAATACATTATTACTTGCAGGTGGTGTAGGACATTATCGACGAAAATTGCGATCTCTTGATATCTATAATGTCCATGAAGGTGATTTCAGTTTAATGTATAGAAAATCAACATAACGTGAatgcttattttaatatgatatgCAATGTTTATGTATGAATATCTACAAAATGTTCTCAAATTGAGACACAAACTATATCATAGGAATATCCTTGTAGTCTGAACAATTTATTCCTGCTCGGAATTGCTTTAATGTCgagaacatatattatttattttgttttattactaatttactTTCATTTCAACAATTGACAGGCATATGGACTAAGGGTATGAGTTTACCCATAGAATTCGTCACTCCTCCTGATTATAATGTTGTTAATAACTACCTAAtcgtatattctttttttcctacCAATGGAAGAGAGTTacctgttatatatatatataatcctgAGTGGAATGACTGGCACAAGGTAACGATAAGTCATGAACTGGAATTACAAATACATGATCTACACATGACTGCATcaataataaagcaatttaaGACTGCTTCATGTTACATTggtaaatattatagtttatgcATGATAAGGATGTGTAAGTGAACTTAAAATTCATTGCTATGATTTACAGCATCTAACAAACCAGaccgaataaatttaaaaaatattgtagcgGTATGCGACAATTTAGAACATAATcgcaaaatatatgaaaaatatgctAAATTTTGCGGTATtaaggaggaagaggaaaaaTTTAGTcagaatttatacttttatcttGTCCTATCATACCATAATGATTTATATGAGAACTATGTGCTAATATGTCCCAAACATCTGAATATGGAATGTGCACTAATGTggttacaagaaaaaaaaaaccgctTACCGTGGTATAGTATGCCTATACAGGATCCAAATAAGTTCCGTTTCCTTTCTTCGAGATCATATACAACCTTCTTTAATTTGATGGATCCAGCTAATTTGTGCATTAACTCTGCGACGAATTCGGATGATACAAGTTGACACATAACTCTTTACGAGTTAAACATTCAATCAAGATTCGATTAAACACAGGACTATATGAGAACATATGAATATAGAAGTAAAGATCCAAGAAAAATCCAAcaaaaacattgaaatattacaaGGAAAAAATCATGTGATTTCATgtattttctgaaattaacttggctttatttttagcCATAACGTCCTATTTTCACGAATTGTCATATTGTTCATAAATCATTGTAATATCACGTAACATTGGTTGCATTAGAAATACaactttttgtatataaatttgaatataaaatataaatgtattttttttttaactttttttatgactttttatattaaagtttttatcaaTGCTAATTGTTTTGTCTATTATTCAGTCAAACTACTCTTGTACTCtaatacattgtatttttttaattgacactCGACGATTACACAGATGTAATTGCTAACTTGAGGACGATTTATggaatttgtgaaattaatagGTCTTACActtataatctatattattataatcagtaTAATTTTCAGCGGTATAATGAATGAGACTCATTTAAatcatatgttttattttatcgtaaatttttttttaagacggAAAGCAGTCTTCAAACAAGTATAACACGACCATTAATGTGGAATAGGAGGGCACATCGCGATAGTATATCACGTCAAAATAGATATTTGTTCTCGCCGAGGGATTCCCGGTGAGATTTAAAATGTTGGCGGTTCTTCGAGGATGCTGGCAGTCTCGCTGGGAAAACCACGTTCGAGCGTgtcaaatattctaaatttccgattgtttcgtttttttttttttttttttttttttttttgaatgtgCCACCGCGACATACCCGTTAAGTATCGAGTGTATATCGAGTCGTGTGATACAGCAAAGCCAAAATATTTTAGCGTAATAAGTTGTGCGTGCTATTCCGTAATGCGAAGATTCGGAGACGCGGAAATTATTCGGATCCTCGTCTCGTAAAAGTAAACCGCGTCCCGATTCGAGCGATTCACACATGCGACATTTTATGACAAAACACACAGGAAGAGAATACAGCGTtccaaaataatttacatacgcgagataaagagaaaaaatattcttccggctctccttttctttccttttgtaCAGTAGACTTAAAAATGGTCGTCGTGACGAGCCGTTTTAGTTTTCTTCATTCGTTCTCTCGTTAAGCTTCGCGTCAAAGTTGAAAGGCCAGTGGAAAGGATCAACCGGAGATGGTTTGACGTTATTAAGAGTAAAGaagatatattctttttggAGAAAACATTCGGCTAAATTAGAtgcttttcaaaaaaaaagaaaaaatacatgtgCTTATATCTGCGAATTAATGTCCGGTGTTTTCTCCGTGAAGAATATACTCGAGTAAACATTCTCCGATTCGCGGCTTGCGATGGATAATCATTTTGGTATTAAGAGTGATTTCACAGTTCGCCGGGAGTGACGACGTTAAGAGCGAACGCTGAGTTCGTTTCGCCCTTTTGTCCAATCGCGCGTGCTGAATATTGACCGACGTCGCTGGCCGTGCAGGTCTTGATGCCGAACTCAAAGGATGTGTTGCCATCCGAACTGAAGTGGTATCTGGTGCTCGTCTCGGGGATTGCTTTGCCGTCCTTCAGCCAAGTTACtagaaaattaacatttattagcatttaattgttaaagagAGCTAACGAAAGAATAATTGatatcgatataatatatttaaattccatAAAACGATtgcgtaaattattttacctttCAAAGGTGCGGTATCAGTCTTGCACGTGAAAGTCACCGACTCGCCTTCGCTCACTGTTGCAGACTGCGGGAATGTCGCGAACGCTGGGCTCTTCGGCTCTTCATTTTGAGCTTGAAAGTTTCAGTTCAGTTATTTAGTGGTCATAAATTCaaacttaataatttcttcaaatgcgatatttttttagaatataaaaccCTTTTTTGTTTTgccaataaataattttcaataaataaaaattgcatgaaaattaagatatcaTTTTCGCATGCTCGTACAGTTGATAATATCCTAAATCCTTACCGAGTACGTTTAACGTGCACGACGAGTAGCTCTCTCCTGCGTCATTGAAAGCTTCGCACGTGTAAGTGCCAGAGTCCTCGGGGAATATTTCGGCAATGACTAGCTTGTGGATGTTAGCCTCGTTAGTGTACTGGAAGTCCTTGCTAGGCTTGATCTCCTTATTGTTGTGCAACCATACCACGTCAAACTTCCTGGCACCGATTATTCGGCAGCTAAGTGTCACCGCTTCGCCATCCTTTACGTACTTGCTTGTCAGGTGGTCCACGATTTTCGGCGATTTGTCGTCACTCGCTTTTTTCCCGGCAGCATTCTCTCCGGctgtaaaagaataaaacagAACATAAGTTTCACATTGTGTCTTTTCCGCTTGAATttgagaatgaaaaaaatattttctctcataAATCCATcttctgataaaataaaattaaataagattaaagaaaataaaaaaatatgtataaaaactaaaattaaaacaaaattaaatttaataaattaaatatcgatagtaaaaattaaataatttaaatatataatagaatatatttagtttatttaatttttgctatctatatttatagtttaataaatatataatagataaataaactaaatatctctaaatcattgaattattattgacaaaaattttGGATGTTTTTACCTTTTACGGTCAGCTTGCAGGATGTTGTATCGCTACCGATGCTGTTGGTCGCGAGACACGCGTACTCGCCTTCATCCTCAGGGAATACTTCGTTGATCGTGAGAACGGCTACTCCATTCTTATATTTGAGATCGATGATCTCCGACGAGCTCAGCAGCTATAAGAGAATCGTGTAAATAAACGTTATCgctaataagaattaattttttattcgcgtaattttttaacgcgatttctttagataattataatcatttttttattaatcattacaaTTAATTCGCATAATTCtgtatctataaatttaatttatattttactggcaagtaatatatagtaagattattttaattatatcgcaGGAGTTGATTTCGAACTAAGTATGTCTACCTTGCCGTCTTTTTGCCAAGTAATTTGCGGTTCTGGATCGCCGTCAATTTTGACCTTGAGCTCCAGCGGTTCGCCGTCGTTGACCGTGAGGTTCTTCAGCTTCTGTGTGAACTGCGGCGGTCTCATCGAGTCATCCGAGGGTACTTCAACACACACATTCATacgataacaaaattaaaaatactccaaatattcattaaattatttattaaatcatgaCATAATAAAACGATATGCTTACGGGCGAGTTCTTTTGTCGAGCTCCTAGATCGAGATGGACTACCGGTGGTGTCGAGCTTCGAGCCATATTTTTTCACACTTCGTTTGTCAGAAGATTCGTTAATTTTAATGCTGGAGCTATCctgtaattacatataaaaatatttcagtaatatttttaaattataatcttattttgtaatgtgtaaaatattttaaatattattcatatatacatcaactaagtatattatgttataatgtatagctttctaaaaaaatttttttataaaataggatTTATATGACAAGAGGCAAAGACTATAAGAAAAAACGTTTTCTCTCATAAATCtatcttttgataaaattaaattaaagaaaataaaaaatatctgcaaaagttaaaattaaagcaaaattaaatttaataaattaaatatcgatagtaaaaattaaataatttaaatatataatagaatatatttagttcatttatttttgctatcaatatttaatttaataaatatataatataatagataaattaaataaactaaatatctCTAAATCATTGAATTAATGTCTATTATATgtctgttatattttatattatttataaagatttgtgtgtgtatgtatgggagagagaagagaggagttatataaaaaaaaaatatatatatatttctctttctatacCTTATACGAAGAGGAAGTCGTGGAATTGTGTTTGCTATAGGAAGAGGTTTGACCTTGGGTGGTGGAACTATAGCCGCTATAACCGCTGGACTTGTGGACCGTCACGATTGGCGGTGGTGCTTGTTTCAGTGGTTGCTCGATATACCTTCGATCTTAAAGTAAAATCATTCGTTACTAAATACAatgtatttgcataaaaattcataatagcGAAATGTGATTCACGAGATTTATTTcactgcaaataaaaaaaatagactatacaagtaaaaaaactgtaaaataaaCGGGAAAGTAAATTCAACATAAAGTACGTATATAGTACACAGATTAAGGGAGTAAactaattatatcataattctaattatatcataattcaaggaatcgttattttttaaatatatctaaaatagaaaaataatatttcataatgtaaaataaaaatatctgttaaATAATTGCATGTATAGCTAGTACAGCGACTACGTGATgacatgta
This sequence is a window from Anoplolepis gracilipes chromosome 10, ASM4749672v1, whole genome shotgun sequence. Protein-coding genes within it:
- the LOC140670061 gene encoding uncharacterized protein — translated: MEERDSQTEEIVTLILNTKRFKISKKKLIKNSRYFSALFSTTFTDYRLSEHIINYEIPLTSFEDFINWINSDKHDVTLPTIQNNLERLLILLELSVLFAVDHLIEDITDILERNYLLPEDVLNIWLLAEELGLNILRDLSLSVCLDRFSELPLNLIYKLARENFLKLVGNINLRVAKDAKVKDAEDYLFCIAQEWMKINQDTIPLDILKKTGPKVYKSIISFDNSNPDNEFYIHCWDGNKFFEFTTFKYPEAIKKIYNNNNTLVGMQFAIRGHNLYLCGGEFLIGSGIFNKYMWRYSLISKKWFLETAIPCARRHMIAAFVQNTLLLAGGVGHYRRKLRSLDIYNVHEGIWTKGMSLPIEFVTPPDYNVVNNYLIVYSFFPTNGRELPVIYIYNPEWNDWHKVTISHELELQIHDLHMTASIIKQFKTASCYIASNKPDRINLKNIVAVCDNLEHNRKIYEKYAKFCGIKEEEEKFSQNLYFYLVLSYHNDLYENYVLICPKHLNMECALMWLQEKKNRLPWYSMPIQDPNKFRFLSSRSYTTFFNLMDPANLCINSATNSDDTS